One window of bacterium genomic DNA carries:
- the tig gene encoding trigger factor — protein sequence MEVETIEHNECELTLKITVSKEELEQEFDKKYQKLTQTAKLQGFRKGKVPRQVLETRYGPAVEKEVVENLISNRYLQAIKEKNIRIISQAKIEEVNYIKKDEPFSFVVKVEVMPEIELTTYHGIPLTKKVTNITDKDVDNGLHRLQEKYAPIEVVEKPIGKKSIVIFDFESFKDNKPLSDGSHKDFLLELGKEIFPQKFEQQLFGLKKGKEKTFKIKLSKEYSDPNMAGQKVTFKVKINEVKERKLPVLDDEFAKDLGQFDTIKELKEAFKKDLIEAAELESTEKLKDELTTLLISQHSFPLPKVLVEREIDYLVVNLHNNLQSQGFELNDYLKKKNMTIEDCRDEFRPQAMERVKKYLILDAIAQKENIKIENEEYETVVKDNFRTQPQKIKEYLEDNQQKAILMEELRMQKTLNFLLEIADIKKCEEKRRK from the coding sequence ATGGAAGTAGAAACAATCGAACACAATGAATGTGAATTAACATTAAAAATTACAGTTTCTAAGGAAGAACTTGAGCAAGAATTTGATAAAAAATACCAGAAATTAACTCAAACGGCTAAACTTCAAGGTTTTAGAAAAGGTAAAGTGCCTCGTCAGGTTTTAGAAACACGATACGGCCCAGCGGTAGAAAAAGAAGTTGTAGAAAATCTTATCTCTAATCGCTATCTACAAGCAATAAAAGAAAAAAATATCCGGATAATTTCCCAGGCAAAGATAGAAGAGGTCAATTATATCAAGAAAGATGAACCGTTTTCTTTTGTAGTGAAAGTAGAAGTAATGCCTGAAATTGAACTTACAACTTACCATGGAATTCCACTTACCAAAAAGGTGACCAATATTACGGATAAAGATGTGGATAATGGACTCCACAGACTCCAGGAAAAATATGCACCAATAGAGGTAGTGGAAAAACCTATTGGGAAAAAGAGCATTGTTATTTTTGATTTTGAGAGTTTCAAGGATAACAAACCACTGTCTGATGGAAGTCACAAAGATTTTTTATTAGAGTTGGGTAAAGAAATCTTCCCTCAAAAGTTTGAACAACAATTATTTGGTCTCAAAAAAGGTAAGGAAAAAACCTTTAAAATTAAGTTATCAAAAGAATACTCTGACCCTAATATGGCGGGACAAAAGGTAACATTTAAGGTAAAAATTAATGAAGTCAAAGAAAGAAAATTACCAGTTTTAGATGATGAATTTGCTAAAGATTTGGGTCAATTTGATACGATTAAAGAATTAAAAGAGGCATTTAAAAAAGACCTTATTGAAGCCGCAGAACTTGAGTCAACAGAAAAATTAAAAGACGAACTTACAACACTTTTAATTTCACAACACTCTTTCCCTCTACCTAAGGTATTAGTAGAAAGAGAAATTGATTATCTGGTGGTTAACCTCCATAATAATTTACAATCACAAGGATTTGAACTTAATGATTATCTTAAAAAGAAAAATATGACTATTGAGGATTGTCGGGATGAATTCAGGCCCCAGGCGATGGAGCGGGTAAAGAAATATTTGATTTTAGATGCAATCGCACAAAAGGAAAATATTAAAATAGAAAATGAAGAATATGAAACCGTGGTAAAAGATAATTTTAGAACACAACCACAAAAGATAAAAGAATATCTTGAAGATAACCAACAAAAGGCAATTCTGATGGAAGAATTGAGAATGCAAAAAACACTTAATTTTTTACTCGAAATTGCCGATATTAAAAAATGTGAGGAAAAAAGGAGGAAATAA